In Maribacter dokdonensis DSW-8, the genomic window AGGAGCTGGTACTACGGTAAGTCCTTTTACCTTGGATGTAGCCGCAGACGGTATTACCAATGCCGAAATAGCTGATAATTCCATAAACACTGAAAACATTACCGATGGTTCGGTAGGAACGGCTGATCTTGCCGATGGTAACAATGCCGGAGAAATGATTCAATGGAATGGTACGGATTGGGAATATATAGACCCAAGTACCTTGATTCCGGCAACTACGGTATCCAACACAAGTACAGGAAACACTTTATCGACAACGGTCAATGGTGTTACCGGAGCAGGGGTTCCAATAGTTAATATTAATTCACTTAGTTTAAATGGAAGTAATGAACTGGTTAGTACAGTGAATGGTGAAGCTTCAAACGTTATAGATTTGACTCCGTTCGTAAATAATGATACCAATGAAATTCAAGATTTACAATTAACAGGAGATAATCTAACATTGACAAATGACCCAACAGCAACGGCTATAGATTTATCAGATTATAGGGAAACTGTAACGGGAACAAATGATATCACCGTAACCGATGATGGCAATGGCAACTTTACTGTTGATTATGTAGATGGCGATAAGAGTGATACCAATGAGATTCAGAATGCATCACAGGTAGATATTACGGATAGTGCAAATAACTTTACTTCAACAGATGTAGAAGGTGCTTTGGCTGAATTGGCAGGGCAAACAGATGATGATATTACTGCAGCAGTTTTAGACGCAAGTAACGAACTTACCATAAGTGAAGGAACAACAGATGTAACAGTAGATTTATCATCTTTAAATGAAACGGTAATTGGTACCAATGATATAACGGTAACCGATGATGGTAACGGAAACTATACTGTTGATTATGTAGATGGTGATAAGAGTGATACTAATGAAATTCAGAATGCATCACAGGTAGATATTGCGGATGGTGCAAATAACTTTACTTCAACAGATGTAGAAGGTGCTTTGGCTGAATTGGCAGCAAACAGCACAGATAATCAAGATCTTTCTTTAACGGGAGATAATCTAACATTGACCAACGACCCAACAGCTACTGCAATAGATTTATCAGATTATAGGGAAACTGTAACGGGAACAAATGATATAACGGTAACCGATGAAGGCAATGGCAACTATACTGTTGATTATGTAGATGGCGATAAGAGTGATACCAATGAGATTCAGAATGCATCACAGGTAGATATTGCGGATAGTGCAAATAACTTTACTTCAACAGATGTAGAAGGTGCCTTGGCAGAATTGGCAGCAAACAGCACGGATAATCAAGATTTACAATTAACGGGAGATAATCTAACATTGACAAATGACCCAACAGCTACAGCAATAGATTTATCAGATTATAGGGAAACTGTAACGGGAACAAATGATATCACCGTAACCGATGATGGTAATGGCAACTATACTGTTGATTATGTAGATGGCGATAAGAGTGATACCAATGAGATTCAGAATGCATCACAGGTAGATATTACGGATAGTGCAAATAACTTTACTTCAACAGATGTAGAAGGTGCTTTGGCTGAATTGGCAGGGCAAACAGATGATGATATTACTGCAGCAGTTTTAGACGCAAGTAACGAACTTACCATAAGTGAAGGAACAACAGATGTAACAGTAGATTTATCATCTTTAAATGAAACGGTAATTGGTACCAATGATATAACGGTAACCGATGATGGTAACGGAAACTATACTGTTGATTATATAGATGGTGATAACGACTCCACAAACGAATTAACACAAAGAGGTACAGGCGGTCCAACAGGTTCACCTGCGGAAGGTACCACTTATGTAGACACTGCTAGTGGTCAACTTTATGTATACGATTCTGGTGCATGGCAACCAGTAGGTGGTAGTGCTACACCAGGAGATGCTAGTGATACCAACGAGCTAATAACTTCTTTTGGAGTTGTGGGTACTAATCTTCGTATTACCGAAGCGGGTACTGATTTTGATGTTCCTTTAAGTGATTTAGGAACGGACAGTCAAGATCTTTCTTTAACGGGAGATAATCTAACATTGACCAACGACCCAACTGCAACGGCTATAGATTTATCAGATTATAGAGAAACTGTAATAGGAGCAAATGACATAACTGTTACCGATGACGGAAATGGTAATTTTACTGTCGACTATGTAGATGGCGATAATGACAATCAAAACGAAATAGAGTTGCCAACTGGAGGAAATAACGGTCAAGTACTTTCTACTGATGGTTCAGGAACATATACTTGGGTAGATCCAGATTCAGGTCCTGCAGGTG contains:
- a CDS encoding beta strand repeat-containing protein, translating into GAGTTVSPFTLDVAADGITNAEIADNSINTENITDGSVGTADLADGNNAGEMIQWNGTDWEYIDPSTLIPATTVSNTSTGNTLSTTVNGVTGAGVPIVNINSLSLNGSNELVSTVNGEASNVIDLTPFVNNDTNEIQDLQLTGDNLTLTNDPTATAIDLSDYRETVTGTNDITVTDDGNGNFTVDYVDGDKSDTNEIQNASQVDITDSANNFTSTDVEGALAELAGQTDDDITAAVLDASNELTISEGTTDVTVDLSSLNETVIGTNDITVTDDGNGNYTVDYVDGDKSDTNEIQNASQVDIADGANNFTSTDVEGALAELAANSTDNQDLSLTGDNLTLTNDPTATAIDLSDYRETVTGTNDITVTDEGNGNYTVDYVDGDKSDTNEIQNASQVDIADSANNFTSTDVEGALAELAANSTDNQDLQLTGDNLTLTNDPTATAIDLSDYRETVTGTNDITVTDDGNGNYTVDYVDGDKSDTNEIQNASQVDITDSANNFTSTDVEGALAELAGQTDDDITAAVLDASNELTISEGTTDVTVDLSSLNETVIGTNDITVTDDGNGNYTVDYIDGDNDSTNELTQRGTGGPTGSPAEGTTYVDTASGQLYVYDSGAWQPVGGSATPGDASDTNELITSFGVVGTNLRITEAGTDFDVPLSDLGTDSQDLSLTGDNLTLTNDPTATAIDLSDYRETVIGANDITVTDDGNGNFTVDYVDGDNDNQNEIELPTGGNNGQVLSTDGSGTYTWVDPDSGPAG